A genomic stretch from Sphingopyxis sp. YR583 includes:
- a CDS encoding CsbD family protein, giving the protein MGELTEKAKGLANEAAGNVKQAAGKATDNERLRAEGEAQERKGEAQNLKGKIQGALGDKI; this is encoded by the coding sequence GTGGGTGAACTGACCGAAAAGGCAAAAGGCCTCGCCAATGAAGCTGCCGGCAATGTGAAGCAGGCGGCCGGCAAGGCGACCGACAACGAGCGCCTGCGTGCCGAAGGCGAGGCGCAGGAGCGCAAGGGCGAAGCCCAGAATCTGAAGGGCAAGATCCAGGGCGCGCTCGGCGACAAGATCTGA
- a CDS encoding bifunctional sulfur carrier protein/thiazole synthase protein produces MSADQWSVAGRTFTSRLIVGTGKYKDFEQNAAAVEASGAEIVTVAVRRVNVSDPAAPMLTDYIDPKKITYLPNTAGCFNADDAIRTLRLAREAGGWDLVKLEVLGEAKTLYPNMRETLEATEVLAKEGFLPMVYCVDDPIAAKQLEDAGAVAIMPLGAPIGSGLGIQNRVTIRLIVEGASVPVLVDAGVGTASDAAVAMELGCDGVLMNTAIAEAKDPILMARAMKRAVEAGRDAYLAGRMGLRKYADPSSPLAGLI; encoded by the coding sequence TTGTCAGCGGATCAGTGGAGTGTCGCCGGCCGGACGTTCACGTCGCGGCTGATCGTCGGCACCGGCAAATATAAGGATTTCGAACAGAACGCCGCGGCGGTCGAGGCGTCGGGGGCGGAAATTGTCACCGTCGCGGTGCGCCGCGTCAATGTGTCGGATCCGGCCGCGCCGATGCTGACCGACTATATCGATCCGAAAAAGATTACCTATCTGCCGAACACCGCGGGCTGCTTCAACGCCGACGACGCGATCCGCACGCTGCGCCTCGCGCGCGAAGCGGGAGGCTGGGATCTGGTGAAGCTCGAAGTGCTGGGCGAGGCGAAGACGCTTTATCCCAATATGCGCGAGACGCTGGAGGCAACCGAGGTGCTCGCGAAAGAGGGCTTCCTGCCGATGGTTTACTGCGTCGACGATCCGATCGCCGCAAAGCAGCTCGAGGATGCGGGCGCGGTCGCGATCATGCCGCTCGGCGCGCCGATCGGCTCGGGCCTCGGCATCCAGAATCGCGTGACGATCCGCCTGATCGTCGAGGGCGCGTCGGTGCCGGTGCTCGTCGATGCCGGCGTCGGCACGGCGAGCGACGCGGCGGTGGCGATGGAGCTTGGCTGCGACGGCGTGCTGATGAACACCGCGATTGCCGAGGCAAAAGATCCCATCCTGATGGCGCGCGCGATGAAGCGCGCTGTCGAGGCCGGGCGCGACGCCTATCTCGCGGGCCGGATGGGCCTGCGCAAATATGCCGACCCGTCGAGCCCGCTGGCGGGGCTGATTTAA
- the thiS gene encoding sulfur carrier protein ThiS gives MIAVILNGEPRQVREGSIADLVASLGLDVKKVAVERNREIVPRSTLADVMLAEGDALEIVHFVGGG, from the coding sequence GTGATCGCGGTCATTCTCAATGGCGAACCCCGGCAGGTGCGCGAAGGCAGCATCGCCGATCTCGTCGCGTCGCTCGGCCTCGACGTCAAGAAGGTCGCGGTCGAACGCAATCGCGAGATCGTGCCGCGCTCGACGCTCGCCGACGTCATGCTCGCCGAGGGTGACGCATTGGAAATCGTTCATTTCGTAGGAGGCGGTTGA
- a CDS encoding type II 3-dehydroquinate dehydratase, translating to MPDPQTVYVLSGPNLNLLGTREPEIYGHDTLNDIHARLEAQAAGLGLRVECRQTNHEGVLIDWLHEAYVAGAKAVLLNAGGYTHTSIAIHDAIKSIKVPVIEVHLSDPMKREEFRHLSYVGMAAAAHFAGHGANSYTLALDAAARL from the coding sequence TTGCCCGATCCGCAAACCGTTTATGTCCTCAGCGGCCCGAACCTCAACCTGCTCGGTACGCGCGAGCCCGAAATCTATGGCCATGACACGCTGAACGACATCCATGCGCGGCTGGAGGCGCAGGCCGCCGGGCTGGGACTGCGGGTCGAATGCCGCCAGACGAACCATGAAGGGGTGCTGATCGACTGGCTGCACGAGGCCTATGTCGCCGGCGCCAAGGCGGTGCTGCTCAACGCCGGCGGCTATACGCACACCTCGATCGCGATTCACGATGCGATCAAATCGATCAAGGTGCCGGTGATCGAGGTCCATTTGTCGGACCCGATGAAACGCGAAGAATTCCGGCATTTAAGCTATGTCGGCATGGCCGCGGCCGCGCATTTTGCAGGTCATGGCGCGAACAGCTATACGCTGGCGCTGGACGCCGCCGCCCGTCTCTGA
- the accB gene encoding acetyl-CoA carboxylase biotin carboxyl carrier protein, translating into MGDHKDNGINIDPAFVRALAELLDDTQLSEIEVEDGERKVRVARTLTAAAAPVAYAPAPIAAPAAAAPAAAAPAAAAAPATDNFADAVKSPMVGTVYLAPEPSAPNFAAVGSAVKAGDTILIIEAMKVMNPITAPASGTLKAVHVENSQPVEFDQPLFTIG; encoded by the coding sequence ATGGGTGACCATAAAGACAATGGCATCAACATCGATCCGGCATTCGTCCGCGCACTGGCCGAATTGCTCGACGATACGCAGCTTTCGGAAATCGAGGTCGAGGACGGCGAGCGCAAGGTTCGCGTCGCCCGCACGCTGACCGCCGCCGCCGCACCTGTCGCTTATGCGCCTGCGCCGATCGCAGCGCCCGCCGCCGCCGCGCCCGCTGCTGCGGCACCTGCCGCGGCCGCCGCGCCTGCCACCGATAATTTCGCCGACGCGGTGAAATCGCCGATGGTCGGCACCGTCTATCTCGCGCCCGAACCCAGCGCCCCGAACTTTGCCGCCGTCGGTTCGGCGGTAAAGGCCGGCGACACGATCCTGATCATCGAGGCGATGAAGGTGATGAACCCGATCACCGCGCCCGCTTCGGGTACGCTGAAGGCCGTGCATGTCGAGAACAGCCAGCCGGTCGAGTTCGACCAGCCGCTGTTCACCATCGGCTGA
- the accC gene encoding acetyl-CoA carboxylase biotin carboxylase subunit codes for MGIEKLLIANRGEIALRIHRACHEMGIKTVAVHSTADTDAMHVRLADQAVCIGPPAAKDSYLNIPAIIAAAEITGADAIHPGYGFLSENERFAEIIEAHNMIFVGPKPEHIRTMGDKVEAKRTAVALGLPVVPGSPGAVTFNEETKTLAKEIGYPVLIKAASGGGGRGMKVVPDEDSLESLMGQASSEAAAAFGDPTVYMEKYLGNPRHIEFQVFGDGKGTAIHLGERDCSLQRRHQKVLEEAPSPIISAEERARMGGICADAMAKMGYRGAGTIEFLWENGEFFFIEMNTRIQVEHPVTEMITGFDLVREQIRIAGGAGLSVKQEDLEFRGHSMECRINAEDPRSFLPSPGKVTNYHAAGGMHVRVDSGLYAGYSIPPYYDSMIGKLIVYGRTRESCMMRMRRALEEMVIGGVKTNIPLHQALLADPDVIHGDYTIKWLEEWLARQDEAAKD; via the coding sequence ATGGGCATTGAAAAGCTTCTGATCGCCAACCGCGGCGAGATCGCGCTGCGCATCCATCGCGCGTGCCACGAAATGGGCATCAAGACCGTCGCGGTGCATTCGACCGCCGATACCGACGCGATGCATGTCCGGCTGGCCGATCAGGCCGTTTGCATCGGCCCGCCGGCCGCGAAGGACAGCTACCTCAACATCCCCGCGATCATCGCCGCCGCTGAGATTACCGGCGCCGACGCGATTCACCCGGGCTATGGCTTCCTGTCCGAAAACGAGCGTTTCGCCGAGATCATCGAAGCGCATAATATGATCTTCGTCGGGCCCAAGCCCGAGCATATCCGCACGATGGGCGACAAGGTCGAGGCGAAGCGCACCGCGGTCGCGCTCGGCCTGCCGGTCGTTCCGGGTTCGCCGGGCGCCGTCACCTTCAACGAGGAAACGAAGACGCTCGCGAAGGAAATCGGCTACCCCGTCCTGATCAAGGCCGCCTCGGGCGGCGGTGGGCGCGGCATGAAGGTCGTTCCCGACGAGGACAGCCTCGAAAGCCTGATGGGTCAGGCTTCATCCGAAGCGGCGGCCGCCTTTGGCGACCCGACCGTCTATATGGAAAAATATCTCGGCAATCCGCGTCATATCGAATTTCAGGTCTTCGGCGACGGCAAGGGCACCGCGATCCACCTCGGCGAACGCGACTGTTCGCTCCAGCGCCGCCACCAGAAGGTGCTCGAAGAAGCCCCCTCGCCGATCATCTCGGCCGAGGAACGCGCGCGCATGGGCGGCATCTGCGCCGATGCGATGGCGAAAATGGGCTATCGCGGCGCAGGCACGATCGAGTTCCTGTGGGAAAATGGCGAGTTCTTCTTCATCGAGATGAACACGCGCATCCAGGTCGAACATCCGGTGACCGAAATGATCACCGGTTTCGACCTCGTCCGCGAGCAGATCCGCATCGCGGGCGGCGCCGGGCTTTCGGTCAAACAGGAAGACCTGGAATTCCGCGGCCATTCGATGGAATGCCGCATTAATGCCGAGGATCCGCGCAGTTTCCTGCCCTCGCCGGGCAAGGTGACCAACTATCACGCCGCGGGCGGCATGCACGTCCGCGTCGATAGCGGGCTCTATGCCGGCTATTCGATCCCGCCCTATTACGACAGCATGATCGGCAAGCTGATCGTCTATGGCCGCACGCGCGAAAGCTGCATGATGCGGATGCGCCGCGCGCTCGAGGAAATGGTGATCGGCGGCGTCAAGACGAACATCCCGCTTCATCAGGCGCTGCTAGCCGATCCCGACGTCATCCACGGCGACTATACGATCAAGTGGCTCGAGGAATGGCTGGCCAGACAGGACGAAGCGGCGAAAGACTAG
- a CDS encoding L,D-transpeptidase family protein → MAKNTPISARHTAALLLPLSLLAAPALGQQVKEDSVILQPDKVKDDAPVVAAQIDMPSWSEDNATALLSFIEKVGDEGLFAKDYNPDGLAAAILGGDQAKLDKTATDSFLLLATHLRDGRTPNAARKQWFMVDSDGDSEPLISLLTAALGAGTVKETLATLDPVHPDFAVLKASLKKAKTPADANAIRVNMERWRWMPRALGERYVVSNVPEYVTRVVHGGTIIATHKAVVGKNSTPTPQLNPMATGIIVNPTWTLPRSIINEGIGATIARNPASARAQGYTWTGSGKTLSVVQQPGANNALGVMKMEMLNPHAIYLHDTPSKGAFAAAARAFSHGCIRTERALHFSGLMAVMFAGKSPEEFGEAIASGKTTRFGFDSPFPVYVAYWTVIPDGKGNVKKLSDIYGRDAPVVASFAKPGRPTATIIAPKPPEVVPTVTTARATTPGTSGIY, encoded by the coding sequence ATGGCCAAAAACACTCCCATTTCCGCGCGTCACACTGCGGCGCTTCTCCTCCCGCTGAGCCTGCTCGCGGCCCCTGCCCTCGGGCAGCAGGTCAAGGAGGATTCGGTCATCCTGCAACCCGACAAGGTCAAGGATGACGCCCCCGTGGTTGCGGCGCAGATCGACATGCCGAGCTGGTCGGAAGACAATGCGACCGCACTGTTGAGCTTCATCGAAAAGGTCGGCGACGAAGGCCTGTTTGCGAAGGATTACAACCCCGACGGCCTTGCCGCCGCGATCCTTGGCGGCGACCAGGCGAAACTCGACAAGACCGCGACCGACAGCTTTCTGCTGCTCGCGACGCATTTGCGCGACGGGCGCACGCCCAATGCGGCGCGCAAACAATGGTTCATGGTCGACAGCGACGGCGACAGCGAGCCCCTTATCTCGCTTCTCACCGCGGCGCTCGGTGCCGGCACGGTGAAGGAAACGCTCGCCACGCTCGACCCGGTGCATCCCGATTTCGCGGTGCTCAAGGCGTCGCTCAAAAAGGCGAAGACCCCTGCCGACGCCAATGCCATCCGCGTCAACATGGAACGCTGGCGCTGGATGCCGCGCGCGCTCGGCGAACGCTATGTCGTCAGCAATGTTCCCGAATATGTGACGCGCGTCGTCCATGGCGGTACGATCATCGCGACCCACAAGGCCGTGGTCGGCAAGAATTCGACCCCGACGCCGCAGCTCAACCCGATGGCGACGGGCATCATCGTCAACCCGACGTGGACGCTGCCGCGCAGCATCATCAACGAGGGCATCGGCGCGACGATCGCACGCAATCCCGCCTCGGCGCGCGCGCAGGGCTATACCTGGACAGGTAGCGGCAAAACGCTCTCGGTCGTCCAGCAGCCCGGCGCGAACAATGCGCTGGGCGTGATGAAGATGGAGATGCTCAACCCGCACGCCATCTACCTCCACGACACGCCCTCGAAGGGCGCCTTCGCCGCCGCCGCGCGCGCGTTCAGCCACGGCTGCATCCGCACCGAGCGGGCGCTGCACTTTTCGGGCCTGATGGCGGTGATGTTCGCCGGAAAAAGCCCCGAGGAATTCGGCGAAGCGATCGCAAGCGGCAAGACGACGCGCTTCGGCTTCGACAGCCCCTTCCCGGTCTATGTCGCCTATTGGACCGTCATCCCCGACGGCAAGGGCAACGTGAAGAAGCTCTCTGACATCTATGGCCGCGATGCGCCCGTAGTCGCGAGCTTCGCCAAGCCAGGCCGTCCGACCGCGACGATCATCGCGCCGAAGCCGCCCGAAGTCGTGCCGACGGTGACGACGGCGCGCGCGACGACGCCGGGAACCAGCGGAATTTATTGA
- a CDS encoding oxygen-dependent tRNA uridine(34) hydroxylase TrhO, which produces MFQVAALYRFASFDDPAALRQPLFELCAAEGVKGTLLLAREGINGTIAGTEAGIAAVLGHIRALPDCAALDVKYSTAADMPFGRMKVRLKKEIVTMKVPGLDPAREAAPYVDPADWNALVDDPDTVLIDTRNGFEVGYGSFAGAIDPETKSFGDFPDWWRANADRFAGKRVAMFCTGGIRCEKSTAFLRHEGVEDVVHLKGGILAYLEQVPEAESRWHGSCFVFDERVSVGHGLVETGEKD; this is translated from the coding sequence ATGTTCCAGGTTGCCGCCCTCTATCGCTTCGCGTCCTTCGACGATCCCGCCGCCCTGCGCCAGCCGCTTTTCGAGCTGTGCGCGGCCGAAGGAGTAAAGGGCACGCTGCTTCTGGCGCGCGAGGGGATCAACGGCACGATCGCCGGAACCGAGGCGGGGATCGCGGCGGTTCTGGGTCATATCCGTGCGCTGCCCGATTGCGCCGCGCTCGATGTCAAATATTCGACCGCCGCCGACATGCCGTTCGGGCGGATGAAGGTGCGGCTCAAGAAAGAGATCGTCACGATGAAGGTGCCGGGGCTGGACCCGGCGCGCGAAGCCGCGCCCTATGTCGATCCCGCCGACTGGAACGCGCTCGTCGACGATCCCGACACGGTGCTCATCGACACGCGCAACGGTTTCGAGGTCGGTTACGGCAGCTTCGCGGGTGCGATCGATCCCGAGACGAAAAGCTTCGGAGACTTCCCCGACTGGTGGCGCGCCAATGCCGACCGCTTTGCGGGCAAGCGCGTCGCGATGTTCTGCACCGGCGGCATCCGCTGCGAAAAATCGACCGCCTTTCTCCGCCATGAGGGCGTCGAGGATGTCGTCCACCTGAAAGGCGGCATTCTCGCCTATCTGGAACAGGTGCCCGAGGCCGAAAGCCGCTGGCACGGCAGCTGCTTCGTCTTCGACGAGCGCGTGAGCGTGGGCCACGGGCTGGTCGAAACCGGCGAGAAGGATTAA
- a CDS encoding GMC family oxidoreductase N-terminal domain-containing protein, whose product MTAPFNFGQLKFLKALTEALFDGAEMAITPDQVVANVTELFGKIGGTKLKEIQLSLTATEIVLGPMFAEVDVATRVERIEDRMRDSSIDLFQDMGRLRGIIYACYYGHWQPGLEPGDQDANAANPVHRQIGFTLPKFRQRGSYDMPLAPVRGREIDPAHILDANSLEDEYDVIVIGSGAGGAVAAYNIAGWDYKVLIVEAGPFYPSHAITHHELDMIARLYKHGAVQTTTNRDFVVFQGRCVGGSSTINNGICLRVNEPGRTHPDAKDVLAKWAIIGAPVDAAAFHDSYDAVKDMLGIARIEPRSGRHNGPHLINGWHAYADTSDNPMDKRAITDWFDKNFGPPNTPTACAYCGYCNSGCAYGRRMGVAQTYLPQACRDRGARILPDTKAQQILWQTAADGRREAEAVKLILPDGSSRLVRARVGVVVAAGTIASSKLLDRSDIDGTGYQVSLNVASPVVALMPEGAGGDAWDEDQMSSYVDCGDFLLESHFQPPMSMASLMPGWFADHSQRMKNFGRVHSAGILFPADRRGQIVDGKLKFRLDVDDDLPMLRRAMATLTKVHFAAGALECYPALAKGQKVTPDMDIDAFFKAAIREQDDVTLSSSHPHGGNAINENPQYGVVDPECRVHGTTNVFVTDASVFPSCIRVNAQWTTMAMAQYATGRHDPFR is encoded by the coding sequence ATGACGGCACCGTTTAATTTCGGGCAGCTCAAATTTTTGAAGGCATTGACCGAGGCGCTGTTCGACGGCGCCGAGATGGCGATCACGCCCGATCAGGTCGTCGCCAATGTGACAGAGCTGTTCGGCAAGATCGGCGGCACCAAGCTCAAGGAAATCCAGCTCTCGCTGACCGCGACCGAAATCGTTCTCGGGCCGATGTTTGCCGAGGTCGATGTCGCGACGCGCGTCGAGCGGATCGAGGATCGGATGCGCGACAGCAGCATCGACCTGTTTCAAGATATGGGCCGGCTGCGCGGGATCATCTACGCCTGCTATTATGGCCACTGGCAGCCTGGGCTCGAACCCGGCGATCAGGACGCGAATGCGGCCAACCCCGTCCACCGCCAGATCGGCTTCACGCTGCCCAAATTCCGTCAGCGCGGCAGCTACGACATGCCGCTCGCCCCCGTCCGCGGGCGAGAAATCGACCCCGCACATATCCTCGATGCCAACAGCCTCGAGGACGAATATGACGTGATCGTCATCGGTTCGGGCGCGGGTGGGGCGGTCGCGGCCTATAATATTGCGGGTTGGGACTATAAGGTGCTGATCGTCGAGGCGGGGCCCTTCTACCCCAGCCATGCGATCACCCATCACGAACTCGACATGATCGCGAGGCTCTACAAACATGGCGCGGTCCAGACGACGACGAACCGCGATTTCGTCGTGTTCCAAGGGCGCTGCGTCGGCGGATCGTCGACGATCAACAACGGGATATGTTTGCGCGTCAACGAACCCGGCCGGACACACCCCGATGCGAAGGATGTGCTCGCCAAATGGGCCATCATCGGTGCGCCGGTCGACGCGGCGGCCTTTCACGACAGCTATGATGCGGTGAAGGACATGCTCGGCATCGCGCGGATCGAGCCGCGCAGCGGACGCCACAACGGTCCGCACCTGATCAACGGCTGGCACGCCTATGCCGACACCTCGGACAACCCGATGGACAAGCGCGCGATCACCGACTGGTTCGACAAGAATTTCGGCCCGCCGAATACGCCGACCGCCTGCGCCTATTGCGGCTATTGCAATTCGGGCTGCGCCTATGGCCGCCGCATGGGGGTCGCGCAGACCTATCTGCCGCAGGCGTGCCGCGATCGCGGCGCACGCATCCTGCCCGATACCAAGGCGCAGCAGATATTGTGGCAGACCGCCGCCGACGGCCGGCGCGAGGCGGAGGCGGTGAAGCTGATCCTGCCCGACGGATCGAGCCGCCTCGTCCGCGCGCGCGTTGGCGTCGTCGTCGCGGCGGGCACGATCGCCTCGTCGAAGCTACTCGACCGCAGCGACATCGACGGCACCGGCTATCAGGTTTCGCTCAACGTCGCTTCGCCGGTCGTCGCGCTGATGCCGGAGGGTGCGGGCGGCGATGCGTGGGACGAGGATCAGATGTCGAGCTATGTCGACTGCGGCGATTTCCTGCTCGAAAGCCATTTTCAGCCGCCGATGTCGATGGCGTCGCTGATGCCCGGCTGGTTCGCCGACCATTCGCAGCGGATGAAGAATTTCGGCCGCGTCCATTCGGCGGGCATCCTCTTTCCCGCCGACCGGCGCGGGCAGATCGTCGACGGAAAGCTCAAATTCCGTCTCGACGTCGACGACGACCTGCCGATGCTGCGCCGCGCGATGGCGACGCTGACCAAGGTGCATTTCGCGGCCGGCGCGCTCGAATGCTATCCGGCGCTCGCAAAGGGGCAAAAGGTCACGCCCGACATGGATATCGATGCCTTCTTCAAGGCGGCGATCCGCGAACAGGACGATGTGACGTTATCGAGCAGCCACCCGCACGGCGGCAATGCGATCAACGAAAATCCGCAATATGGCGTCGTCGACCCCGAATGCCGCGTCCATGGCACGACGAATGTGTTCGTCACCGACGCCAGCGTTTTCCCCAGCTGCATCCGCGTCAACGCGCAATGGACGACTATGGCGATGGCGCAATATGCGACCGGGCGGCACGATCCCTTTCGCTAG
- a CDS encoding DJ-1/PfpI family protein, with amino-acid sequence MQIAVLTFDGFNELDSFVAAAILNRLRGQGWEAHITAPTPRVTSMNGVTIERQQPLDFAAKADAVIIGSGIRTREIAADPLMLGRIRLDPARQLIGAQCSGTLLLAKLGLIGDLPACTDLTTKPWVIEAGVEVLDAPFVAHGNVATAGGCLASQYLAAWIIARLAGTAAAEEALHYVAPVGEKADYVTRAMAAVEPFLPAETLARTA; translated from the coding sequence GTGCAGATTGCGGTGCTGACCTTCGACGGCTTCAACGAACTCGACTCGTTCGTCGCCGCCGCCATCCTGAACCGCCTGCGCGGGCAGGGTTGGGAAGCGCATATCACCGCGCCGACGCCGCGCGTGACCTCGATGAACGGGGTAACGATCGAGCGCCAGCAGCCGCTCGACTTCGCAGCCAAGGCCGACGCGGTGATTATCGGCAGCGGCATCAGGACCCGCGAGATCGCGGCCGACCCGCTGATGCTCGGCCGCATCCGGCTCGATCCGGCGCGTCAGTTGATCGGGGCGCAATGCTCGGGAACATTGCTGCTCGCGAAGCTCGGACTGATCGGCGATCTCCCCGCCTGCACCGACCTCACGACCAAGCCGTGGGTGATCGAGGCGGGAGTCGAGGTGCTCGACGCGCCCTTCGTCGCGCACGGCAATGTCGCAACCGCGGGCGGATGCCTTGCGTCGCAATATCTTGCGGCATGGATCATCGCTCGGCTCGCCGGGACGGCGGCCGCGGAAGAGGCGCTCCACTATGTCGCGCCCGTCGGTGAGAAAGCGGATTATGTGACGCGCGCAATGGCCGCCGTGGAGCCGTTCTTGCCCGCCGAAACGCTCGCCCGCACCGCATAA